The proteins below come from a single Halobacillus salinarum genomic window:
- a CDS encoding flavodoxin family protein, whose translation MNAVLLNCSLEKGSKETDTEKLLQASAILFQKEKIDIQRIHLRDFHINFGITSTVDSNDDWPFIFEKILEADIVLFATPIAMGDKSSIASLILERLQGYHHMKNRRGQGLFYNKVGGVIVADGGDGGARLAAQSIHYRLSMLGFTMPPESSAICTEPLVNSSEITTEEVHEQVVKMTYNVIHFSELLTFNPIPVNEPEAETS comes from the coding sequence ATGAATGCAGTTTTACTCAATTGCAGCTTAGAAAAAGGCAGCAAAGAAACTGATACAGAAAAACTTCTCCAGGCGTCTGCGATCCTCTTCCAAAAAGAAAAAATAGACATCCAGAGAATTCACCTGCGTGACTTTCATATTAACTTCGGAATTACAAGCACGGTTGATAGTAATGATGACTGGCCATTTATTTTTGAAAAAATTCTTGAAGCAGACATCGTTCTCTTTGCAACTCCGATCGCCATGGGTGATAAAAGCAGCATTGCATCCTTAATATTGGAACGGCTGCAAGGATATCACCATATGAAAAACCGACGAGGACAAGGATTATTTTACAATAAAGTAGGGGGAGTCATTGTTGCTGATGGAGGAGATGGCGGGGCGAGACTTGCTGCCCAATCGATACACTACCGTCTATCCATGTTAGGCTTCACGATGCCTCCAGAATCTAGTGCCATCTGTACGGAACCTCTCGTTAACTCCTCCGAAATCACAACCGAAGAAGTGCATGAACAAGTTGTAAAAATGACCTATAACGTCATTCATTTTTCAGAATTGCTTACATTTAACCCAATACCTGTGAATGAGCCGGAAGCAGAGACGAGCTAA
- a CDS encoding S1 family peptidase, translating to MGNPLKFTGIANEGTILDYTKLEDWSKPVLMLDAPVYCGNSGSPVINKQGEVIAVVFATMRDEEAGRVGLAVPIDYYFEKKDRKQNKP from the coding sequence ATAGGGAATCCTCTAAAATTCACCGGAATTGCCAATGAGGGTACGATCCTTGATTATACAAAACTGGAGGACTGGTCAAAGCCAGTGCTTATGCTCGATGCACCCGTGTATTGCGGTAATTCGGGAAGTCCTGTAATCAATAAACAGGGGGAAGTAATCGCTGTAGTGTTTGCAACGATGCGGGATGAAGAGGCAGGAAGAGTCGGCCTTGCCGTTCCCATTGATTACTACTTTGAGAAAAAAGACAGGAAACAGAACAAGCCCTGA
- a CDS encoding trypsin-like peptidase domain-containing protein, producing MKDRKDKDDIIDEDLYEEIDEEELYELVQKEKEKAWERARARERRASSKRPFPKWAFWLIAVVMVLNLLAVLPATFSIPAIDFLKTSAQLSANKQIDEYQRSIVVVEAGESKGTGFSFTADGKILTNHHVIEGEKRISVAFKEQGLFQAEVIGDYPEIDLAVLDVKEDELPHLALAEKTAFKEGNISIL from the coding sequence ATGAAGGATCGTAAAGATAAAGATGACATCATAGATGAAGATTTATATGAAGAGATTGACGAAGAGGAGCTTTATGAGCTTGTCCAAAAGGAGAAGGAAAAAGCGTGGGAGCGTGCGAGAGCCCGGGAGAGACGAGCATCGTCCAAACGCCCTTTTCCCAAGTGGGCATTTTGGTTAATTGCTGTCGTAATGGTGCTCAATCTTCTGGCCGTACTGCCTGCTACTTTCTCCATTCCTGCGATCGATTTTTTAAAGACGTCAGCCCAGCTTTCAGCAAACAAACAGATCGATGAGTACCAAAGATCGATTGTCGTTGTCGAAGCAGGTGAGAGTAAAGGGACAGGATTTTCCTTTACAGCAGATGGAAAGATTTTAACGAATCATCATGTGATAGAAGGAGAAAAACGGATTTCTGTTGCTTTTAAGGAGCAAGGTTTGTTTCAAGCAGAAGTCATTGGTGATTACCCGGAAATCGACTTAGCGGTTCTGGATGTTAAGGAGGATGAGCTGCCTCATCTTGCTTTAGCCGAAAAAACCGCTTTTAAAGAGGGGAACATTTCTATTTTATAG
- a CDS encoding ABC transporter ATP-binding protein has protein sequence MKKQPSTERKLFMYAWKFKNSILIGLVCLIIAVALELTGPFIAKRLIDQHIVGIENQWYQVEQSDRYTVEYKGNLYKRKDRLDQNDDASQPAAIVQVKRAYYFVNQEVPMQGQRSLQGDQLTIKSPDKTVTAKAERLSLSTLYQFFKPEQRAIYWLLGIYVVLLLIAAVFKFSHTFILQRSSNRIIRKMRDDLFAHLQRLPMQYYVNQPAGKVVARVTNDTEAIKELYVRVLATFVTSFFYMAGIYVALFLLNVKLALMCLALIPVLYGWMKLYKYLGGKYNTVVRSTVSEMNGNINEAIQGMPIIQAFRQEKQTSNEFEELNERHFTYQRKLVRLSALTSFNLVNVLRNIAFVGFIWYFGSASLGVEGLVTVGVLYAFVDYLNRLFQPITDLVNQLPQLEVARVSAGRVFEVLDEHGESVETRELERYKGHIAFDHVSFAYEKDNYILKDLSFEVKAGQTAAFVGHTGSGKSSVMNLLFRFYDPQLGKITIDGKPIKDWSRQQVRSHMGIVLQDPFIFSGTILSNVTMNDSSISREMAVSSLKAVGADRFIEKLPDGYDSPVKEKGDSLSMGQRQLIAFARALAFDPAVLILDEATANIDTETEQLIQEALEVLKKGRTTLVIAHRLSTIQQAEQIFVLNHGTMVEQGTHHELIAEGGHYYQMYRMQQKGLKAQAM, from the coding sequence ATGAAAAAACAGCCTTCTACTGAAAGAAAACTGTTTATGTATGCCTGGAAATTCAAGAACAGCATCCTTATCGGACTAGTATGCTTAATTATTGCAGTGGCACTTGAACTCACTGGTCCATTTATAGCGAAAAGGCTGATTGATCAGCATATTGTGGGAATCGAAAACCAGTGGTACCAAGTCGAACAATCCGATCGATATACGGTAGAATACAAAGGGAATTTATATAAGCGCAAAGACAGGCTCGACCAAAACGATGATGCTTCCCAACCAGCGGCTATCGTTCAAGTGAAGAGAGCGTATTATTTTGTTAATCAGGAGGTCCCAATGCAGGGGCAACGAAGCTTGCAAGGCGACCAATTAACGATCAAGTCACCAGATAAAACGGTGACTGCCAAAGCTGAGAGACTGTCTCTGAGCACGTTGTATCAGTTTTTTAAACCTGAACAGCGGGCAATTTACTGGCTGTTAGGTATTTATGTAGTCCTCTTGTTAATCGCTGCAGTATTTAAGTTCTCCCATACGTTTATTTTACAAAGGTCTTCTAATCGAATCATTCGGAAAATGCGGGATGACCTCTTTGCTCATTTGCAGAGGCTGCCTATGCAGTACTATGTGAACCAGCCTGCAGGCAAGGTAGTAGCTCGCGTGACTAATGATACGGAAGCGATTAAGGAGTTATACGTTCGCGTACTAGCTACGTTTGTCACAAGCTTTTTCTACATGGCAGGCATCTATGTAGCGTTGTTCTTATTGAATGTAAAGCTTGCCTTAATGTGCTTAGCCCTGATTCCTGTTCTATATGGATGGATGAAGCTGTACAAATACCTTGGTGGAAAATACAATACTGTGGTTCGTTCTACGGTCAGTGAAATGAATGGCAATATTAATGAAGCGATTCAAGGAATGCCGATAATTCAAGCTTTCCGTCAGGAAAAACAAACCTCTAATGAATTCGAGGAGCTTAACGAAAGGCATTTTACTTATCAGAGGAAATTAGTTCGGCTAAGTGCGCTTACTTCTTTTAACTTAGTAAATGTGCTCCGAAATATAGCCTTTGTCGGGTTTATCTGGTACTTTGGCTCCGCTTCATTAGGTGTGGAAGGGTTGGTAACGGTCGGTGTCCTTTATGCTTTTGTTGATTATTTAAATCGACTATTCCAGCCCATTACCGATTTGGTAAACCAGCTCCCGCAGTTGGAAGTCGCCCGGGTATCCGCAGGCCGTGTGTTCGAAGTTCTTGATGAACACGGTGAATCCGTAGAAACAAGGGAGCTGGAAAGGTACAAAGGGCATATTGCTTTTGACCATGTATCGTTTGCCTATGAAAAGGATAATTACATTCTGAAAGATCTATCCTTTGAAGTAAAAGCCGGACAGACAGCCGCTTTTGTTGGTCATACGGGCTCTGGAAAAAGCTCGGTCATGAATTTGTTGTTTCGTTTTTATGACCCTCAGCTTGGAAAAATAACCATTGATGGAAAGCCGATAAAAGATTGGTCGCGCCAGCAGGTGCGCAGTCATATGGGGATCGTTTTGCAGGACCCGTTTATCTTTTCAGGTACGATTCTTTCAAATGTTACGATGAATGATTCTTCGATTTCCCGGGAAATGGCAGTGTCTTCCTTGAAAGCTGTCGGAGCAGATCGATTTATAGAAAAGCTTCCGGATGGCTATGACTCTCCTGTAAAAGAAAAAGGTGATTCTTTGTCAATGGGGCAGAGGCAGCTTATTGCATTTGCCCGTGCTCTGGCTTTTGACCCGGCGGTGCTTATCCTTGATGAAGCAACAGCAAATATTGATACAGAAACTGAACAGCTGATTCAGGAAGCTTTAGAGGTCTTAAAAAAAGGGAGAACAACCCTGGTCATTGCTCATCGCTTATCTACGATACAGCAAGCTGAACAAATCTTCGTCCTTAATCATGGTACAATGGTTGAGCAAGGGACACATCATGAACTGATTGCAGAAGGCGGACACTATTATCAAATGTACCGCATGCAGCAAAAAGGCTTGAAAGCTCAGGCGATGTAG
- a CDS encoding ABC transporter ATP-binding protein: protein MFSVLFKLGWFFKKYWKRYTFAIIALIIVSAIDLLPPKLVGMAIDEIQFNSLTMDKLLHILLIYGGLTVASYTISYLWDYTLFSGAMIMEKTMRSRLMNHFLKMTPTFFGKNRTGDLMARATNDLKALTMTAGFGILTLVDSTIFMILIIMMMGFTISWALTLAALIPLPVMALVMNRYGKVIHSRFMEAQNAFGEMNNNVLESVRGVRVLRAFVQEENDEKRFQDMTEDVYDKNVQVAKVDALFEPTIQILVGLSYTIGLGYGASLVFHNAITLGEMVSFNVYLGMLIWPMFAVGELINVMQRGNASLDRVNTTLNYKPDVAAPSKPKRLDQPDEISFRNVSFQYPEVESKGLEDINIAVKRGETLGVVGKTGSGKTTLLRQLLRQYPGIEGALQINGVNLEELDLETTRSWIGYVPQDQILFSKTVRENIQFGKQGASDEDIFRVLELAHFLDDIKSLPEGLDTKVGESGVTLSGGQKQRVSIARAFIMEPEILILDDAMSAVDGKTEANIIDQLRDQRKGKTTIITAHRLTAVTHADKIIVLEDGKIVEEGTHEELMNRIGWYQTQFERQQLSEVRS, encoded by the coding sequence ATGTTTAGTGTTTTATTTAAGTTAGGCTGGTTTTTTAAAAAATATTGGAAACGTTATACATTTGCGATTATTGCATTAATTATTGTGAGTGCGATTGACTTGCTGCCTCCTAAACTGGTGGGGATGGCTATTGATGAAATCCAATTCAACTCATTAACAATGGATAAACTGCTCCACATCCTGTTGATTTATGGCGGTCTCACAGTTGCCAGCTATACGATATCCTACTTATGGGATTACACGCTGTTTAGTGGAGCTATGATTATGGAAAAGACGATGCGTTCACGTCTAATGAACCACTTTTTGAAGATGACTCCAACTTTTTTTGGTAAAAATCGCACCGGGGATTTAATGGCCCGTGCGACCAACGATTTAAAAGCATTGACGATGACCGCAGGATTTGGAATATTAACGCTCGTGGATTCTACCATTTTCATGATCCTGATTATTATGATGATGGGGTTTACGATCAGCTGGGCACTTACTTTAGCAGCACTGATCCCGCTGCCGGTCATGGCTTTAGTTATGAACCGTTACGGTAAAGTGATTCATTCGCGATTTATGGAGGCACAAAATGCCTTTGGAGAGATGAATAATAATGTTCTTGAATCGGTAAGGGGCGTAAGGGTGCTTCGCGCTTTTGTCCAGGAGGAGAACGACGAAAAGCGGTTTCAGGATATGACAGAGGATGTCTACGACAAAAATGTCCAGGTCGCAAAGGTGGATGCTCTATTTGAACCTACCATTCAAATTCTTGTAGGACTTTCTTATACGATTGGGTTGGGTTACGGTGCTTCTCTCGTTTTTCATAACGCGATAACCCTTGGTGAAATGGTTTCATTCAACGTCTATTTAGGTATGCTGATCTGGCCGATGTTTGCAGTTGGAGAGCTCATTAATGTGATGCAGCGAGGAAATGCTTCGCTTGATCGTGTGAATACGACTTTAAATTACAAGCCGGATGTAGCTGCTCCTTCCAAGCCGAAACGACTTGACCAGCCCGATGAAATATCATTTAGAAATGTCTCTTTCCAATATCCCGAAGTAGAATCGAAGGGACTTGAAGATATCAATATAGCGGTAAAACGAGGAGAGACACTTGGAGTTGTGGGGAAAACCGGCTCTGGAAAGACAACATTACTACGTCAGTTGTTAAGGCAGTACCCAGGTATTGAGGGGGCTCTTCAAATTAATGGAGTAAATCTTGAAGAGCTGGATTTGGAAACGACACGCTCATGGATTGGGTATGTACCGCAGGATCAGATTCTGTTTTCCAAAACCGTTCGTGAAAATATTCAGTTCGGGAAGCAGGGGGCAAGTGACGAAGACATATTCCGAGTACTCGAACTTGCTCACTTTCTTGACGATATCAAAAGTCTGCCGGAAGGATTGGATACGAAAGTTGGGGAAAGCGGTGTTACGCTTTCTGGTGGACAGAAGCAGCGGGTTTCCATAGCCAGGGCCTTCATTATGGAACCGGAAATACTCATCCTTGATGATGCGATGTCTGCCGTTGATGGTAAAACCGAAGCGAACATTATTGATCAACTGCGTGATCAGCGAAAAGGAAAAACAACAATTATTACGGCTCATCGTTTAACCGCTGTCACCCATGCGGATAAGATTATCGTGCTTGAGGATGGAAAAATTGTCGAAGAAGGAACACATGAAGAATTAATGAACCGGATTGGCTGGTATCAGACACAATTCGAGAGACAGCAGTTAAGTGAGGTGAGATCATGA
- a CDS encoding TIGR00341 family protein, with protein sequence MELQLVEVYIPHHHFEAIDEKLKEFDHQSYWLSTESEERMLVRILVKTRDVEEILNYLEGVSNVVEGFETMLIPVQTYFSKETVNEGSKDEEESKEKEKENARLLRASRQELINAVEKNGRVTWNYSLMIILSAIVATVGFLKDSEAVVIGAMVIAPMIGPVIAVAFSAVLGDYKLLGKAAITSLYGIIIVLLISVIFGYFSDLGMNTDQYLDRTKVTIIDIFLGVASGAAGALAFLNRLSGNLVGVMVAVALLPPTVAMGMSLGDGSFLHGYGAFLLLTVNIMSILLSAVIIFSISGIRPVRWVEVQKANVSRPLSIVFVAVIVLILAFVIIIGKNVNA encoded by the coding sequence TTGGAATTGCAATTGGTTGAAGTTTATATCCCTCATCATCACTTTGAAGCCATCGATGAAAAGCTCAAGGAATTTGACCATCAATCCTATTGGCTTTCTACTGAATCAGAGGAAAGAATGCTCGTTAGAATTTTAGTAAAAACAAGAGATGTAGAAGAAATTCTGAATTACCTGGAAGGGGTCTCAAACGTAGTAGAAGGCTTCGAAACGATGCTTATTCCGGTACAAACTTATTTTTCCAAAGAAACAGTCAACGAGGGTTCAAAGGATGAAGAAGAATCGAAAGAAAAAGAAAAAGAGAACGCCAGGCTGCTGCGCGCCAGCCGGCAGGAATTGATTAATGCTGTAGAAAAGAACGGAAGAGTTACTTGGAATTACTCGCTGATGATTATTTTATCCGCTATTGTCGCGACCGTTGGTTTTCTTAAGGATAGTGAAGCAGTAGTTATAGGGGCTATGGTGATTGCACCAATGATAGGGCCGGTCATTGCGGTTGCTTTTTCTGCGGTGCTTGGTGATTATAAGCTGTTAGGCAAAGCGGCCATTACATCCTTGTATGGTATTATTATTGTTTTACTTATTTCTGTTATTTTTGGCTATTTTTCCGACCTTGGCATGAATACGGATCAATATTTGGACCGGACGAAAGTGACGATTATTGATATCTTTCTAGGTGTAGCTTCTGGTGCCGCTGGGGCATTGGCGTTTTTAAACCGCTTGTCTGGAAATCTCGTCGGCGTCATGGTGGCCGTAGCTTTACTTCCACCAACCGTCGCGATGGGGATGTCGCTTGGGGATGGCTCTTTTTTGCATGGATACGGAGCATTTCTTCTATTAACCGTTAACATTATGTCGATCTTGCTATCCGCTGTGATTATTTTTTCGATTAGCGGAATTCGTCCTGTACGATGGGTGGAGGTTCAGAAAGCGAATGTATCACGACCACTGTCCATCGTTTTCGTCGCGGTTATTGTCCTTATCCTTGCCTTTGTTATTATTATTGGTAAAAATGTCAATGCATAA
- a CDS encoding spore germination protein, with translation MTQQLPLTLQAYDDAMQEQFNYSPDLVKKVFHIKGQEIVIHFISYQVNKETLERELLTPLMQARRPWSINDLQNRIPIAVSQVTDCMNKATQELIHGAVSIYIPGAKYTVLFSLPEQSKRQLARAETESLVFGPQIAFTESLETNLNVLRWRMDTDDLVVEKFLVGERLKSEIRLVYLKSLANDENVNAFRERIDKLEVDQIEDTSVLGQYIEDSSSTVFPQLIFTELPDRFCSSLAKGRVGVLVDKSPSALLGPMTLFSFFESTEDVYMRWNMGTFIRLLRFSAMFISIILTPMYVAALSYHYEIIPSTLLVSLGQSRSTVPFPPVFEAIMLELLIELLREAGARLPTKVGQTMGIVGGIVLGQAAVKAGFTSNILIIIVALSALASFTAPSYLMGTAVRIIRFPMILLAGFWGMIGIFFGLSFLAIHLLKQKSLGRPYLSPLYPFQAKDFNDSIFRMPFQKNTRRPVNVMPKDVERYSEAEASEHKNGESK, from the coding sequence ATGACTCAACAGCTTCCGCTTACTTTGCAAGCCTATGATGACGCTATGCAGGAACAATTCAATTACAGCCCGGATCTTGTCAAGAAAGTCTTTCATATCAAAGGCCAGGAGATCGTCATTCATTTTATCTCTTACCAGGTAAACAAAGAAACACTAGAAAGAGAATTGTTAACTCCTCTTATGCAGGCGAGAAGACCATGGTCCATAAACGACTTGCAAAACCGAATCCCCATTGCGGTAAGCCAAGTGACCGACTGTATGAATAAAGCGACTCAGGAGCTCATCCACGGGGCCGTATCCATCTACATCCCAGGAGCGAAATATACGGTTTTATTTTCTCTTCCTGAACAATCCAAGCGGCAGCTTGCCCGCGCTGAAACTGAGTCCCTCGTTTTCGGTCCTCAGATCGCGTTTACAGAATCCTTAGAAACGAACCTTAACGTACTCCGCTGGCGTATGGATACCGATGATTTAGTCGTCGAGAAATTTCTTGTAGGAGAAAGACTCAAGTCAGAAATTCGGTTGGTTTATTTAAAATCGCTTGCCAATGATGAAAATGTTAATGCATTTCGTGAAAGGATCGACAAACTTGAAGTGGACCAAATCGAAGATACAAGTGTTCTCGGACAATATATTGAGGATTCTTCAAGCACTGTCTTCCCGCAGCTCATTTTCACTGAGCTGCCCGACCGCTTCTGCAGTTCTTTGGCGAAGGGGCGTGTAGGCGTATTAGTCGACAAGAGTCCATCGGCATTGCTTGGACCAATGACGCTGTTCAGCTTTTTTGAATCTACGGAAGATGTATATATGCGCTGGAACATGGGGACATTTATCCGCCTCCTTAGGTTCTCAGCCATGTTCATATCCATAATATTAACACCTATGTATGTAGCTGCGCTCTCCTATCATTATGAAATCATACCTTCAACGTTGCTTGTTTCCCTCGGCCAGTCCAGATCGACAGTCCCTTTTCCACCCGTATTTGAAGCCATCATGCTTGAACTGCTCATAGAACTGCTGAGAGAAGCAGGGGCAAGGCTCCCGACTAAGGTAGGACAAACAATGGGTATCGTAGGAGGTATTGTACTTGGTCAGGCGGCTGTTAAAGCAGGATTTACGAGTAACATTTTGATCATTATTGTTGCTTTAAGCGCTCTTGCTTCCTTTACAGCTCCCAGTTATTTAATGGGGACAGCTGTCCGCATCATCCGCTTCCCGATGATTTTACTGGCAGGCTTTTGGGGGATGATTGGCATTTTTTTTGGTTTAAGCTTCTTAGCTATCCATCTGCTCAAACAGAAATCGCTTGGCCGCCCTTACTTATCTCCCTTGTACCCTTTTCAAGCTAAGGATTTTAATGATTCCATCTTTCGCATGCCTTTCCAAAAGAATACCCGGCGGCCGGTGAACGTCATGCCTAAAGATGTAGAAAGATACAGCGAAGCTGAAGCGAGTGAGCATAAAAATGGAGAGTCTAAATGA